The genome window TATTGAAACTTTGATGATACTTTGATGATATTTAGTCCTTTGGTTTTCTACAATACTTGGAAAGGCAAACTGGTCGTTTTACGATatttggttttgtttttctgctTGTGAGTCTGTGTTATACCTCTCTACTTGTGCATCCGTATGATTTTGTTATGCTAAGTGTTTTTGGATGTATGGTTTGTTATCATGATAACACTGATAAAACGATAATCTGAGGGATTGTGCAAAAAAATATACTCCCCTATGCGCACATTGCTGCAGGTAATGGTATTGTCTTGCTTTACGGAGGGATCCAAGTCCAAACTGTTTGAGGTGGGCCTTGGAAGTTTCTGCAGTGCCATCCATATCGGAGTTTGTAGGCTTAGTTCATCTTCTTAACTTGTCCCTCTCATTCCAGTGATGCCCATGTCGGCCGGGACAAGCCCCGTGCACAGTCCTGGTCTCTCGCCGAATCATTCCCCTCTCTCACAACGGAGGAACAAATCGCCAAAACCACTCAATATCAACAATGCGAACGCTGCAAATGAGAATGCAACAATACAGGTGAGTGGAACATTGGTTCTACAAACATGAGTTAGACACCATGCCTTCTCTAAAGGTGTCATTTTGAAAGTTAACATAATATCTTATTTCTAAATTCGGCCAGATTTTCCAATTATTTCATTTGAATCGAGGCATTCTATTGTTAGAGCAGGCATAAGAAGTTCAAGGTGCAGCaagttttgtttgaaaatttttgaaattcacaTCATAGCAAGATGTGTAGGGTAAGAAATGCCTTTATGTTGTGCCTTTGTTCTCTTGTAGGAAAACGTTGGAGGCACCACATACTTCTATACATCTGAGGAGCTCGCTGCCCAGTTACAGGGGGTGGTAAGTGTTGTTTAAAGAATTTCATGAGATTATGCTGCATACAATAGCACTTGTCGACTCTGGACGACCTATCCTACACATGGACTGGAGCGGAGAGGTTTATGTCTAGTGAGTCAGCAGCTCATGTCGCTTCTGCGGACTTGGGTTTGTTTCCTTGACAGACCACTTCCTCGCCTTTCATCTTTTTCTCAGATGGAATGAGTTTCCTACTTCGACTCCAGATTCCTCTCAACTCGTCGTGCTTTATATTTCAGATGGTGTCAACAGTGAGCATGTACCCGGGTGTGCCAGCCCATGTCGCCCACTTGAAGCCGAAACCAAACATGGTTGGGTTCGGCATGTCTGAAGAACATAAACTGGAGATCTTGAACAAGCAGGCTCTAACACTCATGCAGATTGATCCTGAACAAAATCCAGGTAAGAACTGATGGGCGACTAGTCCAGTCAGGCTATAAAACTTGTGCTCTTTATATCTGTTAGGTGGGACAGAGAGCCATGGTTCACTTTATACTACCTCGATATTAGCACATCTTTAgttttacaatttttaaaaaagcaaTCCTATATCCTATAATTTTATCAACATTCCAGACATCCCACATGAAGTCGACAATTATCAAAATCTGTTCCCACTCGAACCACCCCAGTCAAGTGCTCTGCAGAAGTCCTCAACATTCGGTTATCCTACTACGTGCTACAAGGCAACTTGTACGAAAGATGGCCTCGTCTACTGCCTGCGACGGATACACGGTGAGTAGTGAGAGAATTAattgccaaaaggtggcagtgGTGGTTACCAGTCCAATACGGCACAGATCCTTTGGCGAATGATTGACCAGCTCAtttgagttctactgaaaggtttcatggTAGGCTGGGCTTAAAGATTACCTCTACATAGTTCATGTCAGAGTCTTTAAACCGAAAACGTTCACTTTTCAACATGAATTTCACATTTTACCTGCAGGTTACCGACTGACGAGCACCAAGTGTATGGCCGTGATAGATCTATGGAAGAAGATCCAACACACAAACATCGTACAACTTCGAGAAGTGTTTACTACGAAGGCTTTTAACGATCTCTGTAAGTGGCGTCAGTCAGGGATATGACTTATCTAGTTTTTGGAGAATTTCCATTCCTCTCCTGAAAAGGTTTAATTTGACAGACACCTGAGCCTCAAGTCTGGATTTGAACCTGCGTCCTATTTCTATTTGCAGCGATCGTGTTTGTGTACGATTTCCACGCCGGTGCTGAGACATTGATGCACAGACATTTCACGCAACAGGGTCGTATCAACGGCTTCAATGCTCCCTTCATGGGTCTCGACTCCCGCAGCTCACGACAGTTCCCTAAGGGAAAGATGGGTAAGACTTCCACAAGCTAGTTAAACTCTGTTGCTTAATGATCGTGTTCAGTGGCTACTGCCTGAAGCCGAGACCCGCTGCTTTTAAGAAGAGTTTCAATGGTCCTGTTTCAATCAACTGTTGAGCAAATAGAGTTCCATTTCAATTCTTACACCTCTCCAGGCAGTGATGCAATCATGCCATCACAAGTCTATATAACCCAAGCAGAACAGGGCCATAACAATAGTGACATTAATTATTCATCGTCCATTTTCTTCAGCTGCAAACCGAGCTGCCCAGGCTGCCACAAATCTGCTCCCAGAGTGTATCATCTGGAACTACATCATCCAGCTGACGTCTGCCCTTCGTACCATCCACGCTGCTGGCCTCGCATGCCGTGTCATGGACCCTACCAAAATACTCTTGACAAGTCGGTCGAGGTAGGTCCATCAagtgttttgtcatcaataCTAATATTATAAATCCCAGACCGAATGATGTTCTGCCATAAGGCCTCGAATGATCAGGGAAACAAAGCACCAGGCCATAGGTGGTTTCAACTGTCATCTTTTGCAAATACCCTGTTGTTATGAACCTGTTTCTCCTTCACAGGCTTTGGTTGAATTGCGTGGGTATATTTGATGTCCTCGGCTTCGACTCGACGCAGAGCACCCCTCTTGCCATGATGCCGCACTATCAGCAGGAAGACATGGTGTCGTTAGGGAAGGTGGTGCTGGCGCTGGCGTGTAACTCGGTGTTTGCAATCCAGCGAGATCATATCCAGTCGTCGATGGAACTCGTCGCAAGAAATTATTCCACGGATCTTAAAAACCTCATACTGTAGGTATACCATGAACTAACACCCACATATCCTACTTTTAAAGGTCTAATAGTAGAGTTTTTAGACGCAGTTTCCAACCAGGTCTGGTTTAAGGCATTGTCAGCTTGAAGTAGTGGGTACTGAAAATTGTTTGGTCTTGTTGTGTTAACTGACTTTACCTTGAGCACTGCGAATGAATAAACTCACCTCCATTTGTAATCTTATGATTCAGTATAATTCATTCCAGCTACTTGTTGACGAACCATAACCGTGTACGGAGTGTGAATGACATCATGCCAATGGTGGGTGCGAGGTTTTATACTCAGCTGGAGGCCAGCCAGTTAATGAACGACGTCTTGGAAAATGAACTGTCAAAGGTAAGAGCTGGAAGCTGTATTGCATTTAAGGTTGTGCTTATCAATGGGATTGGGCGCTGCTCAATTGCTATAATTCTCTATCTTCATACACCTGTGATTACTTCAAGAACTCTGTAGGAGAACTTTATCCATCTCCCTTGCATTCCAGGAGGTGGAAAACAGTCGCCTGTTCCGCTTGGTCTGTAAGCTTGGCACGGTGAACGACCGGCCTGAGTTCCACATGGATCCGGCATGGAGTGAGACGGGTGACCGGTACCTGTTGAAGTTGTATCGCGACTATCTGTTCCACCAAGTTGACGAAAACGGTGCTCCTTGGATTGATATGGCCCATGTGGTTCAGTCACTCAATAAGGTCAGTTTATTTTACACTCGTCAACAGAATCTAATGAGCAAATTTGCCAAATTTTAGTTCACTTATGGTAAACAGGCAGTTTAAAAAACTATCttgatgacaattttttaattttgctCTTTTCCAGCTTGATGCGGGCACCCCTGAACGACTGTGCCTCACATCACGTGACCATCAAACTGTGTTATTGGTGTCATACGCCGATCTCAAGCAGAGCTTTGAAGCGGCCTACAGCGAAATTATTCAAGCTAGTCAGATAGCGGAGCAGCAGAGCGTTGGCACGCTAGCGTAACTGGTGATTTCGAAAAGTTGTCCTGTTTTGTGCGAGACTAATTAGAATGAGGTTTGATGAGGAGATTAGTGTGAGAACGCTTTAGCTGCAACCCAAAAATAACTCGTGATGCTATTAGAACTTGCACCAATGTTCATCACAGGTTGGTGGGGGCATGGAGACAGCTTATTGCAAGTATTCAACAAGTGCAATAGATAGGTGGGTTTGAGTATGGTACAAATATCTGGTAGACAAAAGAATGAATCAGTTGTAAGGTCGATGGATACCAATATAATAGATGGTTGATGGCGTTGCCAGTTCTATATAAAGGTCTCACGCTAGTCTCATTCTTAATTTCATTCTTTGTAGTTTGTCAATAAATTGCAGCAACTTTTAAATATCCAGTTCTTTACTCAAACATTATCAAACATTGACTTATACAGGCTTTGAATCATTGCCTTGTTTTATCAGTTAGCTCATACTGCCAAAACGCAACCCGTTTCTCAAGAGTGGTTGGTCGCTAGACTTTGATTGTTCATGTAAATGAGATGGTCCATTTTTGAAGAATGGGGATATGAGGCATGTAGGTCTAGCTTGTGATAAATGCTGGATACGCAGTCACTTCTCATTAAATGATATATAGGACTTGTACATGGATTTATATTATTGCATACTATTGAATTGTCGATGTTATAAGTGACCGTATATGTTTTTATACACACATGGAAATTACTGAGAAAAGattgtttttttctcagttaCTGAGAAAACATTATTTGTTTATTGTAATAATGTACTATTTTTCTCTAAtctgttttgaaattttcataaatagatttattataaaaaaaTTCGAAACAAGAATCATGACACTGCTGCAGTGATGccggtcaaaggtcaaggttgcCTGTTGTCAGGGCTATCATGAATAATCAGCTGAGTTTTTGGTGATGAAtcgtttctctttgaatttcaTAAAAGTTTATCTAAGACATGCGATGTAACGGCCCTCCTTTACAGAGatggacctacatgtattcatctAATTACACCTGacaaaaattggttgttttcatggTGGTGAAAATGTCACCAATTTGACTCGACTGTGGTCGTTGCCTGCATGAATACTGAACTATTTATGAAATaccatgaagagaaaaagttcTCTAGCGCAAGGGCTGGTAAATTTAAGACGAGGTTGTAGCAGCAGTTGTGCAGAACAGTGTGGTATCATTGCATTTAAACAGCTGCTGGCGTTGTCGGTGTGAAGCTGGCGATTCGTGCAACGTTTTCTCGCCTGGTAGAGTTTTAAAATGTCCACTGCTTTTCTGGTTTGTTCAGCCTGGCCAAAATATCTGGTTCCACAAGACCTCTTGGTCGGAATCACCTTCATAAGACTGAGAATTTTGCTGTATTTCCTCCATGGTTTTGGATTGGGAGAGGTAAAGATTGACAAGGGCTCAAGTGTGGAGATGCATCACTAAGATGTCTTTGGCTTTACGTGCAAATTTGTACCGTGAGTTGACTAGCCAGCGTTGTATCTTTGGAATGTCACTACACCAAACGGAACCAGCAGCACCCGTTGTTTTATGTGAAATAGTGAAAAAGGTGGTTACTGTGTTATGTAAGAGGGGGTTTGACCATGACGTGTGTCCAATTGAGGACACTCTAAACAAAACAGACATTCCCATGCCAGTAGGCTGTAAGGGAGTGGGGCTTTTTTATCCGGGAAAATGAGTGAGTTTAAAGTGAATGTGACCCAAATGAAGTTACTGGGATCAGATTGTCTTATGGAATTCTTTAGAGAATTGCCGATGAATGTATGGAATTTTCCAGAGAAATACATTAGTTTTCCATATCAATGCACTTGAATTTGTAGAGAATTCCACATGAAGACAATTTTGATGGATATGAATTTCTGCTCAGTTGGGTTGAAATGGACACAGTTACAATGATCATGTTTGTCTAGTCTCCCTGCAACGTTTACCTCGAGGGGAGTCAATCAGGGAAATACAAGACACCATCAAACTGCACCGCGCAGTTTGTAATATTTTTTTACTGTAATTTTTGTATGCATGAAATTATTTTGAATTATTGAAAATTTAAGTGTTTGACACACTGACCCGGGCTTACATGgaattcatgttgtcacttgtcaggGTTTGTGAGTCACGTGTCCAATGTCATGAGTATGTACCCGTAGTTAATTGACTTCAGCTTGAAATCATGACACGAGTGTCACCTATGTAACctactctttggaaatgacttgttcttcGTGTCACGTGTGGTAGTATAGTGACACGTGACATGTGTACTCTATGTAAACCTGGCCTTGGCAGTGTATTCGttgaaaattttattttctgaaattcCGTACAAATTCCATAGCATTTGTGGGTTGAAAATTATACCAGTATTTGAAGTGGGACAGAACTGAAACAGGTGTGGGGAGGGTTAAACGATAGTAAAAAAATGACACTTTGCCTTACCATTAAACTTAGATTATGGACAGGAGGCTTTTGGCTCAAGATTTGTTCAACCAATTGTATGGTCTGATCAGACATGGACGCATATACGTAGTATTTTTCATATTGAAAATTACAACCTTCCAAgatttaaaatcattttattgctTAATATAGACCGCCATTTTTGATAGTCAGTTTGTATAAAATTGAAAGTTTTGTGGGTTGATTCTTCATCCAGTTGCAGGAAGTTTTAGCAAAGTTCTCTGCGGGTGTGTTGCCaacttttcaaacattttcttgtGATCTGAACTGGTAAGATCTGCTGGCAAAAATGGGTGTATTTGGAAGCCAGATATTAGATAAAAGTTAACGTATTAGAGACTGCTTATTTTGATAACCAGTTGAAAAATGTTGAGATTTTCTTCAGAGAACTTCAAACACTGGCTCTGTGCTGATTAGGTCCTTAGAAAACTGGTACTCAACAAGCAACTGGGTTGACATGGCCATTTATAGTACccctttatacatgtactctgaCCACCAGAACTTGTCTTTTGGCTATATAACTATAAAACGTGTCTTATTGGGTTGTTAACAATGCTTTGGGATTTCTGTGCAGTCATTGGGCACTTTAATAGCTTGAGGCCTAAAAAGTGTTGATTTGGTTTACTACGTAACTTGTTTTTACCTAACTGTTGATGCAACGCGCCACGCAAATGAGAAATTGTTGTCACTGCCACCTGCGATCGAATCATGATCACATCCGACAAAATATCGCTCGTTTGCGTGGCACTTGAACAGTTACTGCAAACTGGTACTGCTTCTTGCATTTTAAACGTATTACATGCGTATGCTCAATTCAGTGAACAGGGTTGCTGTGTTGTAAACCCATTAAGTTATACATATTGGATATTTAAGAAAACAGTGTTCATAGTCTTGGTAAAATGATCTAACCATGACATCATCTATTAACAAAGTCAACTTCACCTGGTAATAATGTAACCGGTAACCCACCCACCCCCACCCTATAGATTTCTTAGTTGACCAAAACTGTGTCCCACTATAAAAACCATCACTTTTTAAGGCCTTATATATCTGATTCAACTGTCTATTTATCATGCATTTACGCAATTATTAATTGATATTATCATTAATTAATGGTGGCATATTGTCAttttgtgctacatgtatattgtcgaAAGTGGATATtttaacaatattttcaaaatgtttatttGATAAAATAGGTTGTGTCAAATGAAATTTGCATTGAACAGTTTGTCCAAAAAAGTGTGTCAGTGATGCTAAACATGGAAGTTGTTGGCACTAAGGATCAatgacatcccccccccccaacacctGACTTCAATCATATCATGCCCTTTCAGAAGCCATGGTCAAAGACACACCTGCATTCAGGGGATTACCTATTTCATTTTATGACACTtctttgggacacactgtaaaGATTGATCGTTTTGCTTTCTGAAATGATTGGTGACTTCAACGCTTTTGTCCAAGTCAAGAAAAAGAAAGTGTCAATGAACAATATTTGTGTCGAAGTGTATCTGCAGCTCAATTTAAAGTTCAGGCAACTAAAGCAAACATATTGTCGGTCAAACACTAGGTTTGCAAGAAAAAGTCTGTTTTTATATCTTTTGGAAATTCGGGAGAAAAAATCTTCAAGTAATACTCATGTCTGTGCTTAAAGGTCTACGCCATTCAAAttagaaattagaaattgaatttgagattttttgaTTATGAAATGTGTGTAGAAATTATAGATACTCTGTGTTGGTAAATTTTCTGGTTACTGAACTGCGACAATGTTCATTCCTGTTCACTTGTGGCACAGACGaagacaattttctttaacggcgtaggcctttaagactTTCGACCACATTCTCGAGAACAGTTTCAGTACAGTTCAGCTCTGTTTTAAATGGTGCCATCCATAGggaataaaatcaaaaaaatctgTAAGAATTTCCAAACATACCGGTATTCATATTCTGCTTGTGTGTCATATCAAAAATGTGTAtggctcgcttatatatttttggtaataTTGATCTGAACCCCCATATCCTCAGTGTGGAATGAGGGGTCCTTGTCCCTTCTTCTAATGCACAAAAAAAACCTTCGGAGATATTTTGTGGGCTGACGATTAACGAGTTCTATGTCCACTTGAAAGAAATGATATTAAGAAGAACTTCACCTTGATATTATCATTCATGAGTTGTGAACTGAAGGCATATGGTCCGATGTCCAAATCAAACGACCGTGCAATTTACCAACGTCTTTGTCCGATGTGGAGATGTGCCAAGTTAATCTTCAGCCCACGATTTGTTGGCCCTACTTGTCTAAAATGATAGTGAATGCTCACAAAAAAGGTTAGGATAACATGCTGAGGCAGCCTATGAGGGTATCCTACTCAAATGGTGAGATTCTGTATGGTATGTTATTAGTGACCAAATTCCCTGTTTTTTTCTTTGAGTGTATACCTATTTGATTTTGAGTGGCAGTACAACATTCCCTTCTCCTGCAGCTGCTGGCGAATTCATTTTGTCACTTCAACTCTTTTTATACCAGGGGTATCCAAGAAACACTCATGATTTAAGTAGGTTGTAGCTATCAGACACCCTATTGGGCTGGGAGTCTGTAAAGAGAGTGTTTGGGGTTAAACCCTGGCGCTGAATATGTTGAAGATAACACAgaataggcatggtgttttcctaATGGAATGTCAATTCCTTTCATTTTGTTTCAATTTATTCCTTTCAATGGAAGTGGTTGCCCTGCCTTGAATTATGATTTGGGccaattttctaaaaaaaaaccgTAGTCCCTTTAAAGTTTCAGAGGTCTTGAGGGTTTTTCTGTCCCCTCAGTGGTGACAGGCTAAAATTTCCTGCCATTATTTATTGCCTATCTACCCTTAGACTCTTAATTGGACCCATCCTTTTCATTAAAAGTGACCGGACCATTTGAGATTTAAGGGTGTTGgcgtgttcagtgctggtgatTTATACTTGAGGTATTCGTTGTAGAAGGAATATGCAAGAAGATGTAACTAATTGTAAAATGAGGCTTGTACAGAGTTATTTTTTAGAAATAAAGCATTCCTATTTAAGATGATGTTTTGTCTTCTTTGTCACATTTGTTCCAAGTTTCGGCAGCAGTAAGCAACTGTACCACGtccaatttggtctggttgtgactgcctcatctgtCTCACTCCATGTATGTTCGCAACatgatgagacagccacaatcaGACCGAATCAAACCTGGCAGCTCCAACATTGTCTTGCCAGCACAGTGAAagagctgagacagtcacaaccagaccaaatcaaaCCTGGCAGCTCCAGTCTTGCCAGCACAGTGAAagagctgagacagtcacaatcagactcgAATCAAACCTGGCAGCTCCAGTCTTGCCAGCACAGTGAAagagctgagacagtcacaatcagactcgAATCAAACCTGGCAGCTCCagtcttgccaacacagtgaaagagctgagacagtcacaatcagactcgAATCAAACCTGGCAGCTCCAGTCTTGCTAGcacagtgaaagagatgagacagtcacaatcagactcgAATCAAACCTGGCAGCTCCAGTCTTGCCAGcacagtgaaagagatgagacagtcacaatcagaccgaatCAAACCTGGCGGCTCCAACGTCGTCTTGCCAGCAcaatgaaagagatgagacagtcacaaccagactcgAATCAAACCTGGCAGCTCCAGTCTTACCAGCAcaatgaaagagatgagacagtcacaaccagaccgaatcaagcctggcGGCTCCAGTCTTGCCAGCACAGttaaagagatgagacagtcacaaccagaccgaatcaagcctggcGGCTCCagtcttgccaacacagtgaaaaagatgagacagtcacaac of Lineus longissimus chromosome 9, tnLinLong1.2, whole genome shotgun sequence contains these proteins:
- the LOC135493103 gene encoding PAN2-PAN3 deadenylation complex subunit pan3-like isoform X2, with translation MNSAVPGPKRPAPCRYFFNSGTCFYGDECQFLHDPSRLKQRQFAAGRSTPPFDPTGEMPVTSEANNGDQFFNATFSTGNGLPFIGAQPNTATGNKGSANRSTATTLATAGMNTGVMTTATTYSDNPKFATSTYSAENAKYAAQATSTYSGDNAKYAAQAPSTYSGDNAKYAAQVYSENAKYVAAAASYGENPKYATAYSDHQKIGVAAVYSDNPKLGGTTVYHDNSKFAPSSYAENPKFAASTFSDNPKFLATAYGPGDNMKYATTSYSDTPKFAGTAYENQKFAAAPYSDNPKLFLSPAKGSDQETAAMVNSFAGMNVNAHGENDFKGVNPGASEFIPKSATLSHSASTPSFASMVPVTTANHVGQHNVMPMSAGTSPVHSPGLSPNHSPLSQRRNKSPKPLNINNANAANENATIQENVGGTTYFYTSEELAAQLQGVMVSTVSMYPGVPAHVAHLKPKPNMVGFGMSEEHKLEILNKQALTLMQIDPEQNPDIPHEVDNYQNLFPLEPPQSSALQKSSTFGYPTTCYKATCTKDGLVYCLRRIHGYRLTSTKCMAVIDLWKKIQHTNIVQLREVFTTKAFNDLSIVFVYDFHAGAETLMHRHFTQQGRINGFNAPFMGLDSRSSRQFPKGKMAANRAAQAATNLLPECIIWNYIIQLTSALRTIHAAGLACRVMDPTKILLTSRSRLWLNCVGIFDVLGFDSTQSTPLAMMPHYQQEDMVSLGKVVLALACNSVFAIQRDHIQSSMELVARNYSTDLKNLILYLLTNHNRVRSVNDIMPMVGARFYTQLEASQLMNDVLENELSKEVENSRLFRLVCKLGTVNDRPEFHMDPAWSETGDRYLLKLYRDYLFHQVDENGAPWIDMAHVVQSLNKLDAGTPERLCLTSRDHQTVLLVSYADLKQSFEAAYSEIIQASQIAEQQSVGTLA
- the LOC135493103 gene encoding PAN2-PAN3 deadenylation complex subunit pan3-like isoform X1, whose amino-acid sequence is MNSAVPGPKRPAPCRYFFNSGTCFYGDECQFLHDPSRLKQRQFAAGRSTPPFDPTGEMPVTSEANNGDQFFNATFSTGNGLPFIGAQPNTATGNKGSANRSTATTLATAGMNTGVMTTATTYSDNPKFATSTYSAENAKYAAQATSTYSGDNAKYAAQAPSTYSGDNAKYAAQVYSENAKYVAAAASYGENPKYATAYSDHQKIGVAAVYSDNPKLGGTTVYHDNSKFAPSSYAENPKFAASTFSDNPKFLATAYGPGDNMKYATTSYSDTPKFAGTAYENQKFAAAPYSDNPKLFLSPAKGSDQETAAMVNSFAGMNVNAHGENDFKGVNPGASEFIPKSATLSHSASTPSFASMVPVTTANHVGQHNVLHRNSYSPNNTSQASWADHNKLVMPMSAGTSPVHSPGLSPNHSPLSQRRNKSPKPLNINNANAANENATIQENVGGTTYFYTSEELAAQLQGVMVSTVSMYPGVPAHVAHLKPKPNMVGFGMSEEHKLEILNKQALTLMQIDPEQNPDIPHEVDNYQNLFPLEPPQSSALQKSSTFGYPTTCYKATCTKDGLVYCLRRIHGYRLTSTKCMAVIDLWKKIQHTNIVQLREVFTTKAFNDLSIVFVYDFHAGAETLMHRHFTQQGRINGFNAPFMGLDSRSSRQFPKGKMAANRAAQAATNLLPECIIWNYIIQLTSALRTIHAAGLACRVMDPTKILLTSRSRLWLNCVGIFDVLGFDSTQSTPLAMMPHYQQEDMVSLGKVVLALACNSVFAIQRDHIQSSMELVARNYSTDLKNLILYLLTNHNRVRSVNDIMPMVGARFYTQLEASQLMNDVLENELSKEVENSRLFRLVCKLGTVNDRPEFHMDPAWSETGDRYLLKLYRDYLFHQVDENGAPWIDMAHVVQSLNKLDAGTPERLCLTSRDHQTVLLVSYADLKQSFEAAYSEIIQASQIAEQQSVGTLA